Proteins encoded by one window of Halobaculum halobium:
- a CDS encoding DNA topoisomerase VI subunit B yields MTSFQSQLGEDQGIADELAEGQREISIAEFFEKNKHMLGFDSGARGLVTAVKEAVDNALDACEEAGIRPDIYVEIREVGDYYRLIVEDNGPGITKAQLPKVFGKLLYGSRFHAREQSRGQQGIGISAAVLYSQLTSGKPAKITSRPKGEVDAQYFELIIDTDTNEPEIKAERTTSWDRTHGTRIEIEMEANMRARQQLHDYIKHTAVVNPHARLELREPGLEEPLKFERGTDQLPAETKEIRPHPHGVELGTVIKMLEATESYSVSGFLQEEFTRVGKKTADKVIDNFRDRHFGRELGWSAQEDAVAGAVADAVSNKGADATDFFAGEVASTLGERERTSHHELVGIVDSVADAAEDEYGTRFGATVRDNAVRAAWASMTAYDEESDEDELTDDLYGLVDEATSTRKDDAVVAGMAERLARRFAAADERVRATYSDLSTLVDEAADDTEEFDDATFGETARENVVEALWSRMVTVPDEVPKVREVAADRDTASELLESMRETDILAPPTDCLAPITAELVEAGLRKEFDADFYAAATRDAEVHGGDPFIVEAGIAYGGELEDGGQADLLRFANRVPLVYQRGACATTDVIKGIGWRNYGLDQPGGSGMPNGPAVIMIHVASTNVPFTSESKDALANIPAIEDEIELAVREAARELKTYLNKRRSMQKRREKQDVLGRILPEMADKVAEVTGRERPNIDSALARIMNNVGVEREREGDTVRLIVENHSDRTEEPDVTDIVSAEPTDVPEEATVVDLDGEWFVKWNPSVSGGEEAVLEYTVAGDADFDVNVDGIETEKLTVNA; encoded by the coding sequence ATGACGTCGTTCCAGTCGCAACTCGGCGAGGACCAGGGGATCGCCGACGAGCTGGCCGAGGGCCAGCGGGAGATCTCCATCGCCGAGTTCTTCGAGAAGAACAAGCACATGCTCGGGTTCGACTCGGGCGCCCGCGGGCTGGTCACCGCCGTCAAGGAGGCCGTCGACAACGCGCTCGACGCCTGCGAGGAGGCGGGCATCCGTCCCGATATCTACGTTGAGATCAGAGAGGTAGGCGACTACTACCGTCTGATCGTCGAAGACAACGGCCCCGGGATCACGAAGGCACAGCTCCCGAAGGTGTTCGGAAAACTCCTGTACGGAAGTCGTTTTCACGCCCGCGAGCAATCGCGCGGCCAGCAGGGGATCGGCATCTCTGCGGCGGTCCTCTACTCCCAGCTCACCTCGGGCAAGCCGGCGAAGATCACCTCGCGGCCGAAGGGCGAGGTCGACGCGCAGTACTTCGAGCTGATCATCGACACGGACACGAACGAGCCCGAGATCAAAGCCGAGCGCACCACCTCGTGGGACCGCACGCACGGCACGCGCATCGAGATCGAGATGGAGGCGAACATGCGCGCCCGTCAGCAGCTTCACGACTACATCAAACACACCGCGGTCGTCAACCCCCACGCCCGACTCGAACTGCGCGAACCAGGGCTCGAGGAGCCCCTGAAGTTCGAGCGCGGCACCGACCAGCTGCCCGCCGAGACGAAGGAGATCCGCCCGCACCCGCACGGAGTCGAACTCGGGACGGTGATCAAGATGCTGGAGGCGACCGAGAGCTACTCCGTCTCGGGGTTCCTGCAGGAGGAGTTCACCCGCGTCGGGAAGAAAACCGCCGACAAGGTGATCGACAACTTCCGCGACCGCCACTTCGGCCGGGAGCTGGGTTGGTCGGCCCAGGAGGACGCCGTCGCCGGCGCGGTCGCCGACGCGGTGTCGAACAAGGGCGCCGACGCGACCGACTTCTTCGCGGGCGAGGTCGCGAGCACGCTCGGCGAGCGCGAGCGCACGAGCCACCACGAACTCGTCGGGATCGTCGACAGCGTCGCCGACGCCGCCGAGGACGAGTACGGCACTCGATTCGGGGCGACGGTCCGCGACAACGCCGTCCGGGCCGCGTGGGCCTCGATGACCGCCTACGACGAGGAGTCCGACGAGGACGAACTCACCGACGACCTGTACGGGCTCGTCGACGAGGCAACCTCCACTCGGAAGGACGACGCCGTCGTCGCCGGGATGGCCGAGCGGCTCGCCCGGCGGTTCGCCGCCGCAGACGAGCGAGTGCGCGCGACGTACTCGGACCTCTCGACGCTCGTCGACGAGGCGGCCGACGACACCGAGGAGTTCGACGACGCGACGTTCGGGGAGACCGCCCGCGAGAACGTCGTCGAGGCGCTGTGGTCGCGGATGGTCACCGTCCCCGATGAGGTGCCGAAGGTACGCGAGGTGGCCGCCGACCGCGACACCGCCTCCGAGCTACTGGAGTCGATGCGCGAGACGGACATCCTCGCGCCGCCGACCGACTGCCTCGCGCCGATCACGGCCGAACTCGTCGAGGCGGGCCTCCGCAAGGAGTTCGACGCGGACTTCTACGCCGCCGCCACGCGCGACGCGGAGGTCCACGGCGGCGACCCGTTCATCGTCGAGGCCGGCATCGCCTACGGCGGCGAGTTGGAAGACGGCGGGCAGGCCGACCTGCTCCGGTTCGCCAACCGCGTCCCGCTGGTGTACCAGCGCGGCGCCTGCGCCACGACGGACGTGATCAAGGGGATCGGCTGGCGGAACTACGGGCTCGACCAGCCTGGCGGCTCCGGCATGCCCAACGGCCCCGCGGTGATCATGATCCACGTGGCCTCGACGAACGTGCCGTTCACCAGCGAGTCGAAGGACGCGCTCGCGAACATCCCGGCAATCGAAGACGAGATCGAACTCGCGGTGCGGGAAGCCGCTCGCGAGCTAAAGACCTACCTGAACAAGCGCCGTTCGATGCAAAAGCGCCGCGAGAAGCAGGACGTGCTCGGTCGGATTCTCCCCGAGATGGCCGACAAGGTCGCCGAGGTGACCGGTCGCGAGCGCCCGAACATCGACTCGGCGCTGGCGCGCATCATGAACAACGTCGGGGTCGAACGCGAGCGCGAGGGCGACACTGTGCGCCTGATCGTCGAAAACCACTCCGACCGGACGGAGGAGCCCGACGTGACCGACATCGTCTCCGCGGAGCCGACGGACGTGCCCGAGGAGGCGACCGTCGTCGACCTCGACGGCGAGTGGTTCGTGAAGTGGAACCCGTCCGTCTCGGGCGGCGAGGAGGCCGTCTTGGAGTACACCGTCGCCGGCGACGCCGACTTCGACGTGAACGTCGACGGCATCGAGACCGAGAAGCTGACCGTGAACGCCTGA
- the gyrB gene encoding DNA topoisomerase (ATP-hydrolyzing) subunit B, with protein MSDSGDSEYGAGQIQVLEGLQAVRKRPAMYIGSTDSRGLHHLVYEVVDNSIDEALAGYCEEIEVTVHEDGSVSVSDDGRGVPVDTHEKYDRPALEVIMTVLHAGGKFDNKSYQVSGGLHGVGVSVVNALSEQLDVEVKRDGAVWTHRFNRGEPGEGAFERVRDMDPDEETGTTIRFWPDTDIFETTDFAFDTLANRLRELAFLNEGVTISLVDERDETSETFHYEGGIREFVEYLNETRTPLHRDVIYFDADEEAEDGVVQVEVAMQATDELQGSVHAFANNINTREGGTHLTGFKTALTRVVNDYANDNGLIGDLDGNLKGEDVREGLTAVISVKHPDPQFEGQTKTKLGNSEVRGIVESAVHEQLGTFFEEHPDVAETVVNKAAEAARARKAAKQAEELTRRKSALESTALPGKLADCQSREPEDSELFIVEGDSAGGSAKQGRNPEFQAILPLGGKILNVEKHRLDRVLQNDEIRNMITAVGTGIGDEFDIEESRYHKVIMMTDADVDGAHIRTLLLTLFYRHMRPLIEAGYVYAAQPPLYRIRYRGTTYDAMTEAEREAIVEEKCDGNPDQVQRFKGLGEMNPEQLWETTMNPENRVLKQITIDDAAAADRMFNVLMGDSVEPRKQFIKEHAPEAEWVDI; from the coding sequence ATGTCAGATTCAGGGGATAGTGAGTACGGTGCCGGGCAGATCCAGGTGCTGGAGGGCCTCCAGGCCGTCCGCAAGCGTCCGGCGATGTACATCGGTTCTACGGATTCTCGCGGCCTCCACCATCTGGTCTACGAGGTCGTCGACAACTCCATCGACGAGGCGCTCGCGGGGTACTGCGAAGAGATCGAGGTGACCGTCCACGAGGACGGCTCCGTCTCCGTCTCCGACGACGGCCGGGGCGTCCCGGTCGACACCCACGAGAAGTACGACCGGCCCGCCCTGGAGGTCATCATGACCGTCCTCCACGCCGGCGGGAAGTTCGACAACAAGTCCTATCAGGTGTCTGGGGGCCTCCACGGCGTCGGCGTCTCGGTGGTCAACGCGCTCTCCGAGCAGCTGGACGTCGAGGTGAAGCGCGACGGCGCCGTCTGGACGCACCGCTTCAACCGCGGCGAACCGGGCGAAGGCGCGTTCGAGCGCGTTCGGGACATGGACCCGGACGAGGAGACCGGAACGACGATCCGGTTCTGGCCCGACACGGACATCTTCGAGACGACCGACTTCGCGTTCGACACCCTCGCGAACCGCCTCCGCGAGTTGGCGTTCCTCAACGAGGGCGTCACGATCTCGCTCGTGGACGAGCGCGACGAGACGAGCGAGACGTTCCACTACGAAGGCGGCATCCGCGAGTTCGTCGAGTACCTCAACGAGACGCGGACGCCGCTGCACCGGGACGTCATCTACTTCGACGCCGACGAGGAGGCCGAAGACGGCGTCGTGCAGGTCGAGGTCGCGATGCAGGCGACCGACGAGTTGCAGGGGTCGGTCCACGCGTTCGCGAACAACATCAACACGCGCGAGGGGGGAACGCACCTCACCGGCTTCAAGACCGCGCTGACGCGGGTTGTCAACGACTACGCGAACGACAACGGACTCATCGGCGACCTCGACGGCAACCTCAAGGGCGAGGACGTCCGCGAGGGGCTCACCGCTGTCATCTCCGTGAAACACCCCGACCCGCAGTTCGAGGGCCAGACCAAGACGAAGCTGGGTAACTCGGAGGTTCGCGGCATCGTCGAATCGGCGGTCCACGAGCAACTCGGGACGTTCTTCGAGGAGCACCCCGACGTGGCCGAGACGGTCGTGAACAAGGCCGCAGAGGCGGCCCGCGCTCGCAAGGCGGCCAAGCAGGCCGAGGAACTCACCCGACGGAAGTCGGCGCTGGAGTCGACGGCGCTGCCCGGGAAGCTGGCCGACTGCCAGTCGCGCGAGCCCGAGGACTCGGAGCTGTTCATCGTGGAGGGCGACTCCGCGGGCGGCTCGGCCAAGCAGGGCCGCAACCCCGAGTTCCAGGCGATCCTCCCGTTGGGCGGGAAGATCCTCAACGTCGAGAAGCACCGGCTCGACCGGGTGCTCCAGAACGACGAGATCCGCAACATGATCACCGCCGTCGGCACCGGGATCGGCGACGAGTTCGACATCGAGGAGTCGCGCTACCACAAGGTCATCATGATGACCGACGCCGACGTGGACGGCGCGCACATCCGGACGCTCTTGCTCACACTGTTCTATCGCCACATGCGCCCGCTCATCGAGGCCGGCTACGTGTACGCCGCCCAACCCCCGCTGTACCGCATCCGCTACCGCGGGACCACCTACGACGCGATGACCGAGGCCGAACGCGAGGCGATCGTCGAGGAGAAGTGCGACGGGAACCCCGACCAGGTCCAGCGGTTCAAGGGGCTGGGCGAGATGAACCCCGAACAGCTGTGGGAGACGACGATGAACCCGGAGAACCGGGTGCTCAAGCAGATCACGATCGACGACGCCGCGGCCGCAGACCGCATGTTCAACGTCCTGATGGGCGACTCGGTCGAGCCGCGCAAACAGTTCATCAAGGAGCACGCCCCCGAGGCGGAATGGGTGGACATCTGA